A region of Desulfolithobacter dissulfuricans DNA encodes the following proteins:
- a CDS encoding hybrid sensor histidine kinase/response regulator — MPPLRFSYLANRSIARDLILWLSGIVLVIILLLGISYKFYFNRQFQRELALRSNQILEDVANALYFPLLHLDDQSIRNIAGFYLDTNDYVTGIEVVTDFGDIIVDQVPASFDDLLIRTKTLYRNGKNIGTVTIYVSGETLMGRVKNVIRSVFLASILIIAVMAICTRLILHYLLNRPLEALIARIRRIASGDYTTPLQPVPHRDLNAIIEAVNSMAREIESKNRQLAESEKKYRSIFNNATEGIFQTTISGRLVTANPAVAQIFGYRSVDELIDQVTDLGNQFYVNPADRERLIEQLASEGMVSKFIAPMRKSDGTTVWISLTARAIRDKDGNVTMLEGTLSDITQQRQMEAELRHAQKMEAIGTLAGGIAHDFNNILVAIFGFTELAQMHAEDNPELMRNLTEVMNAAGRARDLVQQILTFSRKNEASKHTVFQPAKELREALSLLRSTIPTTVDIRETILSESCIRADPTRFHQIVMNLGTNGFHALEDGCGILEFTLMDEELLPGQAVSNDLEPGKYVVLEVRDTGAGMDEATMAKIFEPYFTTKDMDKGTGLGLAIVHGTVKSWKGTILVDSTVGEGTTFRIYLPVVPDAEEEKSDAEKTGPAMQGRPARIMHVDDEETICKLISMYLGDLGHQVTSFTDPAKAMSVLREDPEAWELLILDVTMPEMPGDRFAAQALKLRPDLPIILCTGYSSRVDAEKARQMGVAAFVRKPVRMSILARTVGDILQNRGTPGQTDGGTD, encoded by the coding sequence ATGCCACCTCTGCGCTTCTCCTACCTTGCCAACCGCTCCATTGCCAGGGATCTGATCCTCTGGCTCAGTGGTATTGTCCTTGTCATTATCCTCCTCCTGGGTATTTCCTATAAATTTTATTTCAACCGCCAGTTCCAGCGGGAGCTGGCCCTGCGCAGTAACCAGATACTCGAGGATGTGGCCAACGCCCTCTACTTTCCCCTGCTCCACCTGGACGACCAGTCCATCCGTAACATTGCCGGATTCTACCTTGATACCAACGACTACGTCACCGGCATCGAAGTGGTGACCGATTTCGGTGACATAATCGTTGACCAGGTGCCGGCCAGTTTCGACGACCTGCTGATCCGGACGAAAACCCTGTATCGGAATGGAAAAAATATCGGCACTGTCACCATCTACGTCAGTGGCGAAACCCTGATGGGCCGGGTGAAGAATGTCATCCGCTCGGTATTTCTGGCCTCGATCCTGATCATTGCGGTCATGGCGATCTGCACCCGACTGATCCTCCACTACCTGCTCAACCGACCCCTGGAAGCCCTCATTGCCAGGATCCGCCGGATAGCCAGCGGCGACTACACCACCCCGCTCCAGCCGGTACCGCACCGGGATCTCAATGCGATCATCGAGGCGGTGAATTCCATGGCCCGGGAGATCGAGAGCAAGAACCGGCAGTTGGCGGAATCGGAGAAGAAATACCGCTCCATCTTCAACAACGCCACCGAAGGCATTTTCCAGACCACGATTTCCGGGCGGCTGGTTACCGCCAACCCTGCGGTGGCCCAGATCTTCGGCTACCGGTCAGTGGACGAACTGATCGACCAGGTTACCGACCTTGGCAACCAGTTCTACGTTAATCCGGCCGACCGGGAGCGACTCATCGAGCAACTGGCGTCCGAAGGCATGGTCTCCAAGTTCATTGCCCCCATGCGCAAAAGCGATGGCACCACGGTCTGGATCTCGCTCACCGCCCGTGCCATACGCGACAAGGATGGCAACGTCACCATGCTGGAAGGCACCCTTTCCGACATCACCCAGCAGCGGCAGATGGAAGCTGAGCTCCGGCATGCCCAGAAGATGGAGGCCATCGGTACCCTGGCCGGTGGTATTGCCCATGACTTCAACAATATTCTGGTGGCCATCTTTGGCTTCACCGAACTCGCCCAGATGCATGCCGAGGATAATCCGGAGCTGATGCGGAATCTGACCGAGGTCATGAACGCGGCCGGTCGGGCCAGGGACCTGGTCCAGCAGATCCTCACCTTCAGCCGCAAAAATGAAGCCTCGAAACATACCGTCTTTCAGCCGGCCAAAGAACTTCGGGAAGCGCTCTCCCTGCTTCGCTCCACCATTCCGACCACTGTTGATATCCGGGAAACCATCCTCTCAGAGTCCTGTATCAGGGCCGATCCCACCCGGTTCCACCAGATTGTCATGAATCTCGGCACCAACGGCTTCCACGCCCTGGAAGACGGGTGCGGCATCCTGGAATTCACCCTCATGGACGAAGAGCTTCTTCCTGGTCAGGCCGTTTCCAATGACCTGGAACCTGGCAAATACGTGGTCCTGGAGGTGCGGGATACCGGTGCAGGCATGGATGAGGCCACCATGGCCAAGATATTTGAGCCCTACTTCACCACCAAGGACATGGACAAGGGCACCGGGCTGGGGCTGGCCATTGTCCACGGGACGGTGAAAAGCTGGAAGGGAACGATCCTGGTGGACAGTACGGTGGGAGAGGGGACCACCTTCCGCATTTACCTGCCGGTGGTGCCGGATGCGGAGGAAGAGAAATCAGATGCGGAGAAAACCGGACCAGCGATGCAGGGTCGGCCTGCGCGGATCATGCATGTGGACGACGAGGAGACCATCTGCAAACTGATCTCCATGTATCTTGGCGACCTGGGACACCAGGTGACGTCGTTTACCGATCCGGCGAAGGCCATGTCGGTACTGCGGGAGGATCCGGAGGCCTGGGAGTTGCTGATTCTCGATGTCACCATGCCGGAAATGCCGGGTGATCGTTTTGCCGCCCAAGCCCTGAAACTGCGGCCGGACCTGCCGATTATCCTCTGCACCGGCTATTCCAGCCGGGTGGACGCCGAAAAGGCCAGACAAATGGGCGTGGCCGCCTTTGTCCGCAAACCCGTGCGGATGTCCATTCTTGCCCGGACCGTGGGCGACATTCTCCAGAATCGCGGAACGCCCGGCCAAACCGACGG
- the ugpE gene encoding sn-glycerol-3-phosphate ABC transporter permease UgpE: MIERRPLISWLSHIVLLLGIAVVAFPIWVTFVAASHDAVRMTQIPLPLWPGDQFFHNLRETFVQGVGNAREQSVGLMLFNSLIMAMMIAVGKIIISLLSAFAIVYFRFPMRMAFFWMIFITLMLPVEVRILPTFEVVANLGMLNNYWGLTVPLIASATATFMFRQVFLTVPDELLEAARIDGAGPMRFFKDILLPVSRTNIAALFVILFIYGWNQYLWPLLITTDKSMYTIVMGIKQMLEAAEESPQWHLIMMTTLLAMLPPVLVVVGMQKLFIKGLTETEK; the protein is encoded by the coding sequence ATGATTGAACGCCGACCCCTGATCAGCTGGCTCAGCCATATCGTTCTCCTGCTCGGTATCGCGGTGGTCGCCTTCCCCATCTGGGTCACGTTTGTCGCCGCCAGTCACGACGCGGTACGCATGACCCAGATTCCCCTGCCCCTGTGGCCCGGTGACCAGTTCTTCCATAACCTCCGGGAAACCTTTGTCCAGGGCGTGGGCAACGCCCGGGAACAGTCGGTGGGACTTATGCTCTTCAACAGCCTGATCATGGCCATGATGATCGCGGTGGGCAAGATCATCATCTCGCTTCTGTCGGCCTTTGCCATTGTCTATTTTCGCTTCCCCATGCGCATGGCCTTTTTCTGGATGATATTCATCACCCTGATGCTGCCGGTGGAGGTCCGTATCCTGCCCACCTTCGAGGTGGTTGCCAACCTGGGCATGCTCAACAACTACTGGGGCCTGACCGTACCACTCATCGCCTCGGCCACCGCCACCTTCATGTTCCGGCAGGTTTTTCTCACCGTGCCCGACGAGCTGCTCGAGGCCGCCCGCATCGACGGGGCCGGACCCATGCGCTTTTTCAAGGATATCCTCCTGCCGGTCTCGCGTACCAATATCGCCGCCCTGTTCGTCATCCTCTTCATCTACGGCTGGAACCAGTATCTCTGGCCCCTGCTCATCACCACCGACAAATCCATGTACACCATCGTCATGGGGATCAAGCAGATGCTCGAAGCGGCGGAGGAATCACCCCAGTGGCACCTGATCATGATGACCACCCTGCTGGCCATGCTGCCTCCGGTGCTGGTCGTGGTCGGAATGCAGAAACTGTTCATCAAGGGACTCACCGAAACGGAGAAATAA
- the pstB gene encoding phosphate ABC transporter ATP-binding protein PstB: MNGDIRHVKPSLELAGGKDVNATVGEIFVDNARMTCRGVNVWYEEKHAIREVSIDIGRNEVLAMIGPSGCGKSTFLRCLNRMNDTIPGCRVTGRILLDELDIYDRKVDVVPLRAQVGMVFQKPNPFPKSIYDNVAYGPKIHGLATDRTELDELVEVSLRKAGLWDEVKDRLDQPGTGLSGGQQQRLCIARAIAVKPEVILMDEPCSALDPIATATIEELISELRDHYTIVIVTHNMQQAARVSQRTAYFHLGELMEVGPTERIFTNPRHKLTEDYITGRFG; the protein is encoded by the coding sequence ATGAATGGTGACATCAGGCATGTCAAGCCCTCCCTTGAACTGGCAGGTGGCAAGGACGTCAATGCCACCGTGGGCGAGATCTTTGTCGACAATGCCAGGATGACCTGCCGGGGGGTCAATGTCTGGTACGAGGAAAAACATGCCATCCGCGAGGTCTCCATCGACATCGGCCGCAACGAGGTCCTGGCCATGATCGGCCCGTCCGGCTGCGGCAAGTCCACCTTCCTGCGCTGTCTCAACCGGATGAACGATACCATTCCCGGTTGCCGGGTCACCGGCAGGATCCTCCTGGACGAGCTGGATATCTATGACCGGAAGGTCGACGTGGTGCCGCTCCGGGCCCAGGTGGGCATGGTGTTCCAGAAACCAAATCCCTTTCCCAAGTCCATCTATGACAACGTGGCCTATGGCCCCAAGATCCATGGCCTGGCCACTGACAGGACAGAGCTCGACGAGCTGGTGGAGGTTTCCCTGCGCAAGGCCGGGCTGTGGGATGAGGTCAAGGATCGGCTCGATCAGCCAGGGACCGGGTTGTCAGGCGGCCAGCAGCAGCGGCTCTGCATTGCCCGGGCCATTGCCGTCAAGCCGGAGGTCATCCTCATGGACGAACCCTGTTCCGCCCTGGATCCCATTGCCACGGCCACCATCGAGGAGCTGATCAGCGAGCTGCGGGACCATTACACCATTGTTATTGTCACCCACAACATGCAGCAGGCGGCACGGGTTTCCCAGCGCACGGCCTATTTCCACCTGGGCGAACTGATGGAGGTGGGGCCCACCGAGCGCATCTTCACCAATCCCCGTCACAAGCTGACCGAGGATTATATCACCGGCCGTTTTGGCTGA
- a CDS encoding HAMP domain-containing sensor histidine kinase encodes MKRGAQRLARGETSQPIRIKDSTMSAEMAELARSLNEMARQINQRIQTISRQHNELEAVFGSMTEAVVAIDAEECIIRMNRAATRLFGLDQKAVKGKSIEGLIRNPDLLRLIRSVFETNEPSEEEINFFDGSHHVTLQARAVALHDSENESIGVLVVMTDVTRLNRLENLRRDFVANVSHELKTPITAIRGYVETILEGALDSREDTLRFLEIVKRQTTRLEAIIDDLLTLSRIEDRSSKDDIKLARMRIRPVLEAALQTCAVKAKEKDVVVEIDCHESLEARINQPLLEQAVINLLSNAITYSPAGSTVWIRARKSPDNEGVEISVADQGIGIAREHQERLFERFYRCDKARSREQGGTGLGLAIVKHIAQSHGGSVTVSSSPGRGSVFTLKLKR; translated from the coding sequence ATGAAACGGGGAGCCCAGCGACTGGCCCGGGGAGAAACCAGTCAGCCCATCCGCATCAAGGATTCCACCATGTCGGCCGAGATGGCCGAACTGGCCCGCTCCCTCAACGAAATGGCCCGTCAGATCAACCAGCGTATCCAGACCATCAGCCGCCAGCACAACGAACTTGAGGCGGTTTTCGGCTCCATGACCGAGGCCGTGGTCGCCATCGACGCCGAGGAGTGCATCATCCGCATGAACCGGGCCGCAACCCGGCTCTTCGGCCTGGACCAGAAAGCTGTCAAGGGCAAATCCATCGAAGGACTGATCCGCAACCCCGACCTGCTCCGCCTGATTCGCTCGGTCTTTGAGACCAACGAGCCAAGCGAAGAAGAGATCAACTTCTTCGACGGTTCTCACCATGTCACTCTCCAGGCCCGGGCCGTGGCCCTGCACGATTCCGAGAACGAGTCCATCGGCGTGCTGGTGGTCATGACCGATGTCACCCGCCTCAACCGGCTGGAAAACCTCCGGCGCGATTTTGTCGCCAACGTCTCCCACGAACTCAAGACCCCGATCACTGCCATCCGCGGTTATGTGGAGACCATCCTCGAAGGAGCCCTGGACAGCCGGGAGGACACCCTCCGCTTTCTGGAGATCGTCAAACGGCAGACCACCCGGCTCGAAGCCATCATCGATGACCTGCTCACCCTGTCGCGGATCGAGGACCGTTCCAGCAAGGATGACATCAAACTCGCCCGGATGCGGATCCGCCCGGTACTTGAGGCGGCCCTGCAGACCTGTGCGGTCAAGGCCAAAGAAAAGGACGTGGTGGTGGAAATCGACTGCCACGAATCCCTGGAGGCGCGCATCAACCAGCCGCTTCTCGAACAGGCGGTGATCAACCTGCTCTCCAATGCCATCACCTATTCGCCCGCCGGATCCACGGTCTGGATCCGGGCCAGGAAATCGCCGGATAACGAAGGTGTGGAGATATCGGTGGCTGACCAGGGAATCGGTATTGCCCGGGAACACCAGGAACGCCTCTTCGAACGGTTCTACCGCTGCGACAAGGCCCGCAGCCGTGAGCAGGGCGGCACCGGCCTGGGCCTGGCCATTGTCAAGCACATTGCCCAGTCCCATGGTGGCAGTGTAACGGTGAGCAGCTCTCCGGGCCGCGGTTCCGTGTTCACCCTGAAACTCAAAAGATAA
- the pstC gene encoding phosphate ABC transporter permease subunit PstC — protein sequence MSPYLFPVLVLGLASFAWWQGRHRAFSLVGRHKLHSTPGYYGVLVALWCSVPPLVIFLFWLSCSDSILTALVLKTLPGADQLSPDRLSLLVGDLKNLVAGHTAARNIDPALQLAADRYQELRRIGQVSLGLVMATVALAGFFLAYTRIRPSLRARNHVERFIRWMLILCSTIAVFTTLGIVLSVLFESIRFFQQVPLTDFLFGLKWSPQMAMRADQAGSSGSFGAIPVLAGTFMISGIAMTVAVPIGLMSAIYLSEYAGPRFRAVVKPMLEILAGVPTVVYGFFAALVVAPFIRGFGESLGLAVSSESALAAGLVMGIMIIPFVSSLSDDVINAVPQALRDGSYGLGATRSETIKNVVLPAALPGIVGGILLAVSRAIGETMIVVMAAGLSARLTANPLEAVTTVTVQIVTLLVGDQEFDSPKTLAAFALGLLLFVVTLILNVIALYVVRRYREEYE from the coding sequence ATGTCACCCTATCTCTTTCCCGTTCTTGTTCTCGGCCTGGCTTCCTTTGCCTGGTGGCAGGGCCGGCACCGGGCGTTTTCCCTGGTGGGCCGCCACAAGCTCCATTCCACCCCCGGCTACTACGGGGTGCTGGTGGCCCTTTGGTGCAGCGTACCGCCGCTTGTCATCTTTCTTTTCTGGTTGAGCTGTTCTGATTCTATTCTCACGGCGCTGGTCCTCAAGACCCTGCCCGGAGCCGATCAGCTCAGCCCGGACAGGCTCAGCCTGCTGGTGGGCGATTTGAAAAATCTGGTGGCTGGCCATACCGCGGCCCGCAATATCGATCCGGCCCTGCAGCTGGCGGCCGACCGGTATCAGGAGCTGCGCCGCATCGGCCAGGTCTCCCTGGGCCTGGTGATGGCCACTGTGGCCCTGGCCGGATTTTTCCTGGCCTATACCAGAATACGGCCAAGCCTGCGGGCCAGGAACCATGTGGAACGGTTTATCCGCTGGATGCTGATCCTCTGCTCGACCATCGCCGTGTTCACCACCCTGGGTATTGTCCTGTCGGTCCTGTTCGAGTCCATTCGTTTCTTTCAACAGGTTCCCCTGACCGATTTTCTTTTTGGCCTCAAATGGAGTCCACAGATGGCAATGCGGGCCGATCAGGCCGGCAGCTCGGGCAGCTTCGGGGCCATTCCGGTCCTGGCCGGTACCTTCATGATCTCAGGTATTGCCATGACCGTGGCCGTGCCCATCGGTCTCATGTCGGCGATCTACCTTTCCGAGTACGCCGGTCCCCGTTTCCGGGCTGTGGTCAAGCCCATGCTTGAAATCCTGGCCGGAGTGCCGACGGTGGTCTACGGCTTTTTCGCTGCCCTGGTGGTGGCGCCCTTTATTCGCGGATTCGGCGAAAGCCTGGGGCTTGCCGTCTCTTCGGAGAGTGCGCTGGCCGCCGGTCTGGTCATGGGCATCATGATCATTCCCTTTGTCTCGTCCCTGTCCGACGACGTGATCAATGCCGTGCCCCAGGCCCTGCGCGACGGATCCTACGGCCTGGGGGCCACCCGGAGTGAAACCATCAAGAACGTGGTCCTGCCGGCGGCCCTGCCCGGTATTGTCGGCGGCATTTTGCTGGCCGTATCCCGGGCAATCGGCGAAACCATGATCGTGGTCATGGCCGCCGGCCTGTCAGCCAGGCTCACCGCCAACCCCCTGGAAGCGGTGACCACGGTCACCGTCCAGATCGTCACCCTGCTTGTCGGAGATCAGGAGTTTGACAGCCCCAAGACCCTGGCCGCCTTTGCCCTGGGTCTGCTGCTCTTTGTCGTGACTCTGATCCTCAACGTGATCGCCCTCTACGTGGTCCGGCGCTACCGGGAAGAATATGAGTAA
- the pstA gene encoding phosphate ABC transporter permease PstA encodes MKRKNNEMSTMERVGQGLGKRYRRERRFRMLGLLAIMASLGFLLVLFGSIVSRGYTAFIQTEIRLPIHFDARVFDVGNLARADYAALVKASMRELFPEVKGRRDKRQLYRLVSSGAAYTLQKMVVADPAMIGTTRDVWLPADDEVDMFVKGYIKRDVEESARRLTDQQIRWIDHLAESGRLERRFNAIFFSAGDSREPELAGIRGAAMGSLFTLLVTLGLSFPIGVASAVYLEEFAPRNRWTDLIEVNINNLAAVPSIVFGLLGLAVFLNFFGMPRSTPLVGGLVLTLMTLPTIIIASRASLKSVPPSIREAALGVGASKMQTIFHHVLPLAMPGMMTGTIIGMAQALGETAPLLMIGMVAFIVDIPQGFTDPATVLPVQIYLWADSPERASVERTSAAIMVLLAFLILMNGAAVLLRKKFERRW; translated from the coding sequence ATGAAACGAAAAAACAACGAAATGTCGACCATGGAACGGGTCGGCCAGGGGCTTGGCAAACGGTATCGCCGTGAGCGGAGATTCAGGATGCTGGGCCTGCTGGCGATCATGGCAAGTCTTGGTTTTCTCCTGGTTCTCTTTGGCTCCATTGTCTCCAGGGGCTATACGGCCTTTATCCAGACCGAGATCCGGCTGCCCATCCATTTTGATGCCAGAGTTTTTGATGTGGGTAATCTGGCCCGGGCCGATTACGCGGCCCTGGTCAAGGCCTCCATGCGGGAGCTGTTCCCCGAGGTCAAGGGACGTCGTGACAAGCGCCAGCTGTACCGTCTGGTCAGCTCCGGGGCCGCCTACACCCTGCAGAAGATGGTGGTGGCCGATCCGGCCATGATCGGTACCACCCGCGATGTCTGGCTTCCGGCCGACGACGAGGTGGACATGTTCGTCAAGGGCTACATAAAAAGGGATGTGGAAGAAAGCGCCCGCCGTCTGACCGACCAGCAGATCCGCTGGATAGACCATCTTGCCGAAAGCGGGCGTCTGGAGCGCCGTTTCAACGCGATCTTCTTCTCGGCCGGTGATTCCAGGGAGCCGGAACTGGCGGGTATCCGCGGCGCGGCCATGGGCTCGCTCTTCACGCTGCTGGTGACGCTTGGGCTCTCTTTTCCCATCGGCGTGGCCTCGGCGGTGTACCTGGAGGAGTTCGCTCCCAGGAACCGCTGGACCGACCTGATCGAGGTCAACATCAACAATCTGGCCGCCGTCCCCTCGATTGTCTTTGGTCTGCTCGGCCTGGCCGTATTTCTTAACTTCTTCGGCATGCCGCGCTCAACCCCGCTGGTGGGTGGGCTGGTGCTCACACTCATGACCCTGCCGACCATTATCATCGCCAGCCGCGCCTCGCTCAAGTCGGTACCCCCTTCCATCCGCGAGGCGGCTCTCGGGGTGGGCGCTTCCAAGATGCAGACCATCTTCCATCATGTCCTGCCGCTGGCCATGCCCGGGATGATGACCGGGACCATTATCGGCATGGCGCAAGCCCTGGGGGAGACCGCACCGCTTTTGATGATCGGCATGGTGGCCTTTATTGTCGACATTCCCCAGGGGTTTACCGATCCGGCCACGGTCCTGCCGGTACAGATCTATCTCTGGGCCGATTCACCGGAACGGGCCTCTGTCGAGCGGACCTCGGCCGCCATCATGGTCCTGCTGGCTTTTCTCATCCTGATGAACGGAGCCGCTGTCCTGCTGCGCAAGAAATTCGAGCGCCGCTGGTAG
- a CDS encoding PstS family phosphate ABC transporter substrate-binding protein gives MLKKSLIFGVAMLAAASTAYAGGRDYIFIVGSSTVYPFATTVAEQFGKTTRFKTPKIESTGSGGGMKLFCAGTGINTPDITNASRRIKHSEYEKCQKNGVRNIVEVKIGYDGIVLANSRKADQLKLSRRDIYLALAKDVPDPSGAEKLVPNPYKTWKDVNPSLPAQKIEVLGPPPTSGTRDAFVELAMEGGCKTFPWIKAMKKKDKKLYKSICHTVREDGAYIEAGENDNLIVQKLEANPNSVGIFGFSFLDQNGDKIQGSIVDGEAPTFENIAEGKYPVSRPLYFYVKKAHVGVVPGMEEYLAEFTSERAWGDEGYLSDKGLIPMPREERAKYAKDAKELNPLVFE, from the coding sequence ATGTTAAAGAAGAGTCTGATTTTTGGTGTTGCCATGCTGGCAGCCGCATCCACGGCCTATGCCGGTGGCCGGGATTACATCTTCATCGTCGGGTCATCCACGGTCTATCCCTTTGCCACCACCGTGGCCGAGCAGTTTGGCAAGACCACCAGGTTCAAGACCCCCAAGATCGAATCCACCGGTTCCGGTGGCGGCATGAAGCTGTTCTGTGCCGGCACCGGCATCAACACCCCTGATATCACCAATGCGTCGCGTCGCATCAAGCACTCTGAATATGAGAAGTGCCAGAAGAACGGGGTCAGGAATATCGTTGAAGTCAAGATCGGCTACGACGGCATCGTGCTGGCCAACTCGCGCAAGGCCGACCAGCTCAAGCTCTCCCGCCGGGACATCTACCTGGCTCTGGCCAAGGACGTGCCGGATCCAAGCGGGGCTGAAAAACTGGTTCCCAACCCCTACAAGACCTGGAAGGATGTCAATCCGTCTCTGCCGGCCCAGAAGATCGAAGTGCTCGGCCCGCCGCCCACCTCGGGCACCCGGGACGCCTTTGTCGAGCTGGCCATGGAAGGCGGTTGCAAGACGTTCCCCTGGATCAAGGCCATGAAAAAGAAGGACAAGAAACTCTACAAGTCCATCTGCCACACTGTGCGTGAAGACGGCGCCTATATCGAAGCCGGCGAGAACGACAACCTGATCGTCCAGAAACTGGAGGCCAACCCGAACTCTGTGGGCATTTTCGGCTTCAGCTTCCTGGATCAGAACGGTGACAAGATTCAGGGATCCATCGTCGACGGCGAGGCCCCGACTTTTGAAAACATCGCCGAAGGCAAGTACCCTGTGTCCCGGCCGCTCTACTTTTATGTCAAGAAAGCCCATGTGGGTGTGGTTCCCGGCATGGAAGAGTACCTGGCCGAGTTCACCAGCGAGCGGGCCTGGGGTGATGAAGGATATCTTTCCGACAAGGGCCTGATTCCCATGCCCAGGGAAGAGCGGGCCAAGTATGCAAAAGATGCCAAAGAGCTCAACCCGCTGGTTTTCGAATAA
- a CDS encoding response regulator transcription factor, with the protein MKKPDILVVEDDTDIQQLVSYNLIRSGYNVTCADSGEEALELLKKESFDAMILDLMLPGMDGMEICTAVRTDEKTRSLPVIMLTAKGEEDDIVAGLECGADDYVTKPFSPRVLIARVEAALRRKPVVHEDQDSADEEVISLHSMQIHPGRHEVLLDGQPIHLTTTEFTILELLARRPGWVYTRQQIIDQIRGYDYLITPRAVDVQIFGLRKKLGTAGKWIETIRGIGYRMREL; encoded by the coding sequence GTGAAAAAACCTGATATCCTTGTTGTCGAGGATGATACGGATATCCAGCAGCTCGTCAGCTACAACCTGATCCGCAGCGGGTACAACGTGACCTGCGCCGACAGTGGCGAGGAAGCCCTGGAGCTGCTGAAAAAAGAATCGTTCGATGCCATGATCCTCGACCTGATGCTGCCGGGTATGGACGGGATGGAGATCTGCACCGCTGTCCGCACCGATGAAAAGACCCGGAGCCTGCCGGTGATCATGCTGACGGCCAAGGGAGAAGAGGACGATATCGTCGCCGGGCTGGAGTGCGGTGCCGACGATTACGTGACCAAGCCTTTCAGCCCCAGGGTGCTCATAGCCCGGGTGGAGGCGGCCCTGCGCCGGAAACCGGTTGTCCATGAGGACCAGGACAGTGCAGACGAGGAGGTGATCTCACTCCACTCCATGCAGATCCATCCCGGTCGCCACGAGGTTCTCCTCGATGGTCAGCCCATCCATCTGACCACCACTGAATTCACCATCCTGGAACTGCTGGCCCGGAGGCCAGGCTGGGTCTACACCCGGCAGCAGATAATCGACCAGATCCGGGGTTATGACTACCTGATCACCCCCAGGGCCGTGGATGTGCAGATCTTCGGACTGCGCAAGAAACTCGGCACGGCCGGCAAGTGGATCGAGACAATCCGGGGTATCGGCTACCGGATGCGCGAACTGTAG
- the phoU gene encoding phosphate signaling complex protein PhoU yields the protein MTPHLTFHREIEELKKMFLSLGSLVEDRVDKACQVIETRDPVLTAEIIRSDWEVDDMEIRIEEECLKVLALHQPVASDLRLLITIIKVNNELERIADIAVNIAKRVHTINKDSSLTFEIDYKPMIFRVRRMLKMSLDALVSEDADQARKIFIEDDAVDGLRNAVYRAVVNELNIEMGHAACLLNMYLLARHLERIADRTTNIAEEVIYLVEGQIVRSN from the coding sequence GTGACACCACATCTGACGTTTCACCGCGAAATAGAGGAACTCAAGAAAATGTTCCTTTCCCTGGGATCTCTGGTCGAGGACCGGGTCGACAAGGCATGTCAGGTCATCGAGACGCGGGATCCGGTTCTGACGGCCGAGATCATCCGTTCGGACTGGGAAGTGGACGACATGGAAATCCGCATCGAGGAGGAATGCCTCAAGGTGCTGGCCCTGCATCAGCCCGTGGCCAGTGACCTGCGGCTGCTGATCACCATCATCAAGGTCAACAACGAACTCGAGCGCATCGCCGATATCGCGGTCAATATCGCCAAGCGGGTCCACACCATCAACAAGGACTCCTCGCTCACCTTTGAGATCGACTACAAGCCCATGATCTTCCGGGTCCGGCGAATGCTGAAGATGAGCCTCGACGCCCTGGTCTCCGAGGATGCCGACCAGGCGAGAAAGATCTTCATCGAGGACGACGCCGTGGACGGACTGCGCAACGCCGTGTACAGGGCCGTGGTCAATGAGCTGAACATCGAAATGGGCCACGCCGCCTGTCTGCTCAACATGTATCTCCTGGCCAGGCATCTGGAACGGATTGCCGACCGCACCACCAACATCGCCGAAGAAGTTATCTATCTGGTAGAAGGCCAGATCGTTCGCAGTAACTGA